One part of the Melospiza melodia melodia isolate bMelMel2 chromosome 3, bMelMel2.pri, whole genome shotgun sequence genome encodes these proteins:
- the COL10A1 gene encoding collagen alpha-1(X) chain gives MHLQVSLLLLFCLNIVHGGDGYFSERYQKQSSIKGPHFLPYNVKSQGVQVRGEQGPPGPPGPAGPRGQPGPAGKPGFGSPGPQGPPGPPGPPGFSAVGKPGVPGLPGKPGARGLNGEKGEPGPAGLPGARGPQGPPGTPGPAGLTVPGKPGPQGPPGAQGPRGAPGEKGEPGIPGINGQKGENGFGIPGRPGGRGLPGPQGPRGPPGPAGIGKPGENGLPGQPGLKGDRGFPGAPGAVGLPGPQGLPGEPGEVGIGKPGPMGPPGAAGIPGAKGHPGPAGLPGSPGLPGFGKPGLPGMKGHRGPEGPPGLPGPKGDQGPAGVPGEPGPVGPPGNMGPHGLKGLPGENGLPGPKGDMGPAGQPGFPGAKGERGLPGLEGKPGYPGEQGLAGPKGHAGLPGPKGDTGPAGLPGLPGPMGPQGAKGVPGTNGEPGPRGPSGIPGIRGPIGPPGVPGAPGAKGEPGAPGLPGPAGISTKGLSGPMGPPGPPGPKGSNGEPGMPGPPGPPGPPGQAVIPQMPEGYVKAGESRDLSGISFIKGGVNQALTGMPVSAFSVILSKAYPAATVPIKFDKILYNRQQHYDPRTGIFTCRTPGLYYFSYHVHAKGTNVWVALYKNGSPLMYTYDEYKKGYLDQASGSAVIDLMENDQVWLQLPNSESNGLYSSDYVHSSFSGFLFAHI, from the exons ATGCATTTACAAGTATCTTTACTGCTGCTGTTTTGTCTGAACATTGTCCACGGTGGTGATGGATATTTTTCTGAGCGATATCAGAAACAATCCAGCATCAAGGGGCCACATTTTCTACCATACAATGTGAAGAGTCAAG GTGTGCAGGTAAGGGGAGAACAAGGACCCCCTGGTCCCCCAGGCCCTGCTGGACCAAGAGGACAACCAGGTCCTGCAGGAAAGCCAGGGTTTGGAAGTCCAGGTCCCCAAGGGCCCCCTGGTCCCCCAGGACCACCTGGGTTCTCTGCAGTTGGAAAGCCAGGAGTGCCAGGTCTACCAGGAAAGCCAGGAGCAAGAGGACTAAATGGTGAGAAAGGAGAACCTGGACCTGCTGGACTCCCAGGAGCAAGAGGACCACAAGGGCCGCCTGGCACTCCCGGCCCCGCAGGACTGACTGTCCCTGGCAAGCCAGGACCACAAGgccctccaggagctcaggggCCAAGGGGAGCCCCTGGTGAGAAGGGTGAGCCAGGTATCCCAGGTATAAACGGACAAAAGGGAGAAAACGGATTCGGAATTCCAGGCCGCCCAGGTGGCAGGGGTCTTCCAGGCCCACAGGGACCCCGGGGCCCCCCTGGTCCTGCTGGGATAGGGAAGCCCGGTGAAAATGGCCTGCCAGGTCAGCCAGGTCTGAAAGGTGACCGAGGTTTTCCAGGTGCACCTGGAGCAGTTGGTCTCCCAGGTCCCCAGGGTCTCCCAGGTGAACCTGGAGAAGTTGGCATTGGCAAGCCTGGGCCAATGGGaccaccaggagcagcaggtATCCCTGGAGCCAAGGGACATCCTGGACCTGCAGGGTTGCCTGGATCCCCAGGACTCCCAGGTTTTGGAAAGCCAGGATTGCCAGGGATGAAGGGACACAGAGGGCCTGAAGGTCCTCCTGGCCTTCCAGGACCTAAAGGAGACCAAGGTCCAGCTGGTGTGCCAGGAGAACCAGGGCCGGTTGGGCCACCCGGGAACATGGGCCCTCACGGACTTAAAGGTTTGCCCGGTGAGAATGGCCTACCTGGGCCCAAAGGTGACATGGGCCCTGCAGGACAGCCAGGATTCCCAGGGGCCAAGGGGGAACGAGGCCTCCCAGGATTAGAGGGAAAACCAGGATACCCAGGTGAGCAGGGTCTTGCTGGTCCTAAGGGACACGCAGGTCTCCCAGGCCCAAAGGGTGATACAGGCCCTGCTGGGCTACCTGGGCTGCCTGGTCCGATGGGTCCACaaggagccaagggagtgccaGGGACCAACGGTGAGCCAGGCCCCAGAGGGCCTTCAGGAATACCTGGGATCAGAGGTCCCATCGGCCCCCCTGGCGTGCCAGGAGCCCCTGGTGCAAAGGGTGAGCCAGGAGCACCAGGACTGCCGGGCCCAGCAGGCATTTCCACTAAAGGCTTGAGTGGACCCATGGGACCACCTGGACCCCCTGGTCCTAAAGGCAGCAATGGTGAGCCTGGCATGCCCGGCCCCCCAGGTCCTCCTGGTCCCCCTGGCCAAGCTGTAATCCCACAGATGCCGGAAGGCTATGTTAAAGCAGGAGAGTCTCGGGACCTATCAGGGATATCTTTCATAAAAGGAGGAGTAAaccaagctctgacagggatgcCAGTATCTGCTTTCAGTGTCATCCTCTCAAAAGCCTACCCTGCAGCAACAGTCCCCATCAAATTTGATAAAATCTTGTACAATAGGCAGCAACACTATGACCCCAGAACAGGAATCTTCACCTGCAGGACCCCTGGACTGTACTATTTCTCCTACCATGTACACGCAAAAGGAACAAATGTTTGGGTTGCACTCTACAAAAATGGTTCCCCACTTATGTACACCTATGATGAGTACAAGAAAGGATACCTTGACCAGGCTTCTGGCAGTGCTGTCATCGACCTCATGGAGAATGACCAAGTATGGCTCCAACTGCCCAATTCAGAATCTAATGGTCTCTACTCCTCTGATTATGTTCACTCTTCTTTCTCAGGTTTCCTGTTTGCTCATATCTAA